From a region of the Archangium lipolyticum genome:
- a CDS encoding glycosyltransferase family protein gives MLCTLAAIPSILAVAQLGRIHPDEVYQVLEPAWYRAHGYGVMSWEWKEGIRNWAIPGLFSWLLRLCRVLGIEHPLGYRAVLELPQYALHLAALAAVERWSRRSLPVYGAWLATALVALYRPVLEYAGRTLSESFSAAFLVLAFERIASSEEGESPERRLRRGMVAGALLGLAVVSRYGSMVFVIASLGWLLAGRQWRVLGGWVMGGAGVALGLALLDWLTWGRPLHSLWAYTTFNVFSGQAAEKFGAEPPGYYVPIWLKVLPLWSWFGLWGVLRRHRSALPFLGSAALYLVAISATAHKEDRFLYPATVLWVVGTAPATVELFVSLRLIQVRAAAALGALVLSLATPLRLEPPRKKDHFQAIVRATRSPDTRGLLYINEVPNESVWGAGGYFYIGKDIPWLTADRPGDANFQAAMKDPTYNRVVTFRSLAVPELERHGFSVVERIGRATVLARGSGG, from the coding sequence GTGCTGTGCACGCTGGCGGCGATCCCCAGCATCCTGGCGGTAGCGCAGCTCGGGCGCATCCACCCGGACGAGGTGTACCAGGTGCTGGAGCCCGCCTGGTACCGCGCCCATGGCTACGGAGTGATGTCCTGGGAGTGGAAGGAGGGCATCCGCAACTGGGCCATCCCCGGGCTGTTCTCCTGGCTGCTGCGGCTCTGCCGGGTGCTGGGCATCGAGCATCCCCTGGGGTACCGGGCGGTGCTGGAGCTGCCCCAGTACGCGCTGCACCTGGCGGCGTTGGCCGCCGTGGAGCGGTGGTCTCGGCGGAGCTTGCCCGTGTACGGGGCCTGGCTGGCCACCGCGCTGGTCGCCCTCTACCGCCCGGTGCTGGAGTACGCGGGGCGGACACTCAGCGAGTCCTTCTCCGCCGCCTTCCTGGTGCTGGCCTTCGAGCGGATCGCCTCTTCCGAGGAGGGGGAATCGCCGGAGCGCCGGCTGCGCCGGGGCATGGTGGCCGGGGCGCTGCTGGGCCTGGCGGTCGTCTCCCGGTATGGCTCGATGGTCTTCGTCATCGCCAGCCTGGGCTGGCTGCTGGCGGGACGCCAATGGCGTGTCCTCGGCGGCTGGGTGATGGGGGGCGCGGGAGTGGCCCTGGGCCTGGCGCTGCTCGACTGGCTCACCTGGGGCAGGCCGCTCCACTCCCTCTGGGCCTACACCACGTTCAATGTCTTCTCCGGGCAGGCGGCGGAAAAGTTCGGCGCCGAGCCTCCCGGCTATTACGTCCCCATCTGGTTGAAGGTGCTCCCGCTCTGGAGCTGGTTCGGCCTGTGGGGGGTGCTCCGCCGCCACCGGAGCGCCCTGCCATTCCTGGGGAGCGCTGCGCTCTACCTGGTGGCCATCAGTGCCACGGCGCACAAGGAGGATCGCTTCCTCTACCCGGCCACGGTGCTCTGGGTGGTGGGGACCGCGCCGGCCACGGTGGAGCTGTTCGTGTCGCTCCGGCTCATCCAGGTCCGCGCGGCCGCCGCGCTGGGGGCCCTGGTCCTGTCACTGGCGACGCCGTTGCGGCTCGAGCCTCCGCGGAAGAAGGACCACTTCCAGGCCATCGTTCGCGCCACGCGCTCGCCGGACACCCGGGGCCTCCTCTACATCAACGAGGTGCCCAACGAGAGCGTGTGGGGCGCGGGGGGCTACTTCTACATCGGCAAGGACATTCCCTGGCTGACCGCGGACCGGCCCGGGGACGCGAACTTCCAGGCCGCGATGAAAGACCCCACCTACAACCGGGTGGTGACGTTCCGGAGTCTGGCGGTGCCCGAGCTGGAGCGGCACGGCTTCTCCGTAGTGGAGCGGATCGGCCGGGCGACGGTGCTCGCGCGCGGCTCGGGCGGGTGA